CGCTTGAAGTCTATTTTTTATAAATCCCGTCATTTAATCAAAATCATGATGGGTGTCGTCTTTTGAATTTCTGTAGACGAACCACATTCCGATGGTTAAACCAATTACACCAGCTACAGCAGTCATTAAAGCTCTTTCCAATTTGTCGGGTTGCGTGTTGCCAATATAGTTGAAAAGAAATAAAATGATGAAAGTAATGGCTGCGATTACCGCGTATTTTGTGCTTTTTATATTCATGATTATAATTTATAGCCGATCATTATTCCGCCCCGATAGGGAATCCATTCGCCACTTCTGTTCCTTTTACGTGAAGCATCATCATATCGAATTCCCAATTCTTTGTGATATCCTTTGTAAAATCCCTGGGAGGTTCCCCCGCCTAAATATAAATCCATATTCCAGCGGTCATTTAACTGAAATTGATAACCTACAGTTGCGCCTAACATAAAAGAAAAGCCGTCTTGGTAGAGATCCGATTTAATATAAATTGGCGATTCGGATGTATACTGATAAGGCTCGTCACTCCAGTAATTCCATTTTTGCGCGATGTATCGGGCTCCAGAAATATTAGCGCCTACATACCAATGTTTAAATGCCTCTTTGAAATAATATCGTGCGTCGAAACCAAGCATGTAGATCTGCATGTATTTTCCTGCAAACGATTTCCAGGGAGAGATAAATAAATCACCTTGCAGAGTGATTTTATCTTTTAGCTGATATTCTACACCCGCATTTAAGATGCCGATGGGCAGAAAAAGCGCATTGGCTTTGACATATATTTTTTTAGCCGAAACAGAATCTTGGCTTTGGGCACTGTGCAAAACTGAAAATAGAATGGCAAATGCAAAGATGAGTTTTTTCAAAATTGAGAACTTATTTTAAAGATTGTAGCAATTGTTCGGCAGCAGAAGAATCTTTTCCATTCTGAATGGCAAGATTTTTAGACATTTCTGCGTACATTTTAGCGTTGGATTTATTACCCGTTTTTGCATAAATTTTTGCAAGAATATAGGTGTTTTCGGAACTTTCAGATTTCATAACTGCTTTTTCGGCCCATTCTTCAGCTTTTTTAAGTGATGTTTTGGTATCAACATGCTCACTGAACAGCCAGGCAGCTTTTAGTAATTCTTCGGTATCGAAATTGTCTGCATCCTTATAATAAGCCAAGGCCGCTTTTTCATATTCTTTAAAATTACGAACGTTCGGATAATAAATTACTTTCATCCTATTGAGGGCAATCTCTGCTTCCGTTTTACCCACGAGAGGAATTGCATTTTTGAAGAAATAATCATCATTAATAACACCGGTGTTTTGATCCAGTGAATTTTCCATGACTTTCGAAATCTTGATATTTACGTCGAACTGCTTGTAAATATCTTCGGACATTATTTTAGTAATTGCGTCTTTTCGATCTTTAAAGATTTGATAATTAGGATCACTCGTTGATTTTAAGAAATATAACAACATTCCAATATCATCTCTCGTTAATTCATCTTCATTTTTAACCTTAAAATATCGTTCCGAAGCTTTTTTAGCCAGCTCATAATCGCTTTGTGCATATAGCTTCATCATATTCAGCAAAAAGTTGGGATCACTTTCTCCCTGCTCAAAAAGTTCTTTGGAGGAGTTGTTTGCAAATTTAGGATTGTTGGCTTCCTT
This DNA window, taken from Kaistella carnis, encodes the following:
- a CDS encoding DUF3575 domain-containing protein, whose protein sequence is MKKLIFAFAILFSVLHSAQSQDSVSAKKIYVKANALFLPIGILNAGVEYQLKDKITLQGDLFISPWKSFAGKYMQIYMLGFDARYYFKEAFKHWYVGANISGARYIAQKWNYWSDEPYQYTSESPIYIKSDLYQDGFSFMLGATVGYQFQLNDRWNMDLYLGGGTSQGFYKGYHKELGIRYDDASRKRNRSGEWIPYRGGIMIGYKL
- a CDS encoding thioredoxin fold domain-containing protein, which translates into the protein MKRTLTLLFLLIYLASFSQETINFQDTSFKEILAKAKKEKKLVFMDAYASWCGPCKLMEKNIFTLPAVKEYYNANFINARFDMEKGEGRDIALKYGVRSYPSFLFINGDGELVMQNFGYMGEQDFLAIAKEANNPKFANNSSKELFEQGESDPNFLLNMMKLYAQSDYELAKKASERYFKVKNEDELTRDDIGMLLYFLKSTSDPNYQIFKDRKDAITKIMSEDIYKQFDVNIKISKVMENSLDQNTGVINDDYFFKNAIPLVGKTEAEIALNRMKVIYYPNVRNFKEYEKAALAYYKDADNFDTEELLKAAWLFSEHVDTKTSLKKAEEWAEKAVMKSESSENTYILAKIYAKTGNKSNAKMYAEMSKNLAIQNGKDSSAAEQLLQSLK